Within the Catalinimonas niigatensis genome, the region CAATATCATAGGAGGGCTGTTCCCAGATATAGTTTAGATAAGCCGCGTAAAGGTCCTCACCCCACCTGGACCAATCCCCCAAGTCAGGATAAATGATGGAGTTTTCACCAGGGGTAATGGTGTACTCTACCGGCAGTCTTCTGACCCTCAGCTTAGCTCCGGCTTCCAGCCTGCCGCTCATCAGCGGTTTTACATAATCAATGCTTGCAGTACTTGTGTGTTCAATCGCCAGGATATTGGTCTTGTCTTTACCCTGTCGCACCGCTGAGCTATCGTTAAGGGAATAGGTTTCGTCTTCCCAGCCCCGGGTGTACTGAAGCCCTGCATCCAGCGTATGTCCGGCGGCTTCAAATTTATGTTTGTACTGCGCAGAAAGATTGATATGGCCGGTTACCTCTTCTTCATTCCAGGCATAATAGCGGTAGCGCCGTTCTGCATTTTGATCGATGTAGGCCACCTGTGCTGTATCCACATGTCTTTCAAAGTCATAAATACCAGAGAAGGTAAGGGTATTATTGTCATCCAGGTTCCAGTCTACGCCTCCGTTCAGAATATAGTGTACCTGACGGCGGTTTTCCGGCACCTGCGAGATAGTATTCCGCCCATCTGTATAGTTACGGATGGTAAATTCATTGTTGGGAAGCGCTTTCTGCAAAATGACTTGTGATTGCAGAAAATAATTGAGCTTGGGCGTACGATAGTTCAGGTTCAGGCTGGGGATGGCCTTAGGATTATTTTGGAAGCTGCCGAGTTCGGTGGGCAGATCTTCCCTGGGTGGTGTAGAAAATGCGCCTAAGCCAAGACTTAATCCCGCATCACCGCTGAAGCCGGATTCTTTTTCCTTTTTATAAATAATGTTGATGATTCCGGCCATGCCCGAGGCATCGTACTTAGCAGAGGGGTTGTTGATGATTTCAATGCGTTCAATATTAGCCGCGGGAATGTTATCCAGGGCTTTCTGGTTGCCAAAACCGGTAAGGCTGGACTGCTTACCATCTATCAGTACTGCCACTTTATCACTACCCCTCAATATTACCCTTCCCTCCTGATCCACTGTAACCCCAGGCATGGTTTTCATCACATCCAATACTGAACCTCCTGACTGGGAAAGGATATTGTCTACATTAAATGATTTTTGATCAAGGCCTGAAGACACGATTTCCCTTTGTCCTTCCACGACTACCTCATCCAGTTGGGAGGTAACTGCCTCCAGCGCAATAGTACTTACATCAAAATACGTATTGAGTTCCCCTACCAAAACATCCACATTCCTGGGCTGATAACCGACAAAAGAAAAGTGCAGGCTATACTTTCCTTTCCTTAAACCTTCAATAGAAAATAGCCCCTCTTCATCAGTAATCACACCACTCACCAAAGTACTGTCCGGTAATGAAAAAACTGATACAGACGAATAGGAAAGTGGCTTACTGGTATCCGCATCCGAGACTTGTCCGGATACCGTATTGTCGTTTTGGGCTATCAATGATGCGGAGAACAGCATCAATACTATTAAAAAAATGTAGTTCTTCATTTGCCTTGCTTGAGTGGTGCAAATGAATAAAGTAATTCTGTAGAAATTCTGGATAATGAGATAGCTTTTAAAAAAGAATGTGAATGCTATGGGTTTGCTCCTTTTGTTGATAACTCACTTTCCAACGATAGGTCTCACAAATCTTTTGCACCAGTGAAAGCCCCAGACCCGATGATTCATGACTGGGATTTTCTTTGACGAAACGCTCAAAGAGTTTTTCCGGTGGATTCGTCAAAGCAAGTCCGGTATTACTGAATTCCAATCTTTGGTTATCCAGGTAAATGTTGATTTCCCCTTCTGCGATATTATGTTTGATAGCGTTGCTCATCAGGTTATTGATGAGTATGTCTGCAAGGGTGGGATTCATAGGAAACGTCCGCGAATATTCCTCCGAAATAAACTGGATGCTCAGTTGCTTATCGGCAAGCATCTCCTTGAAGTCTTCCAGGGTGTTGCTGATGATCTCCTTTAAATGATCTTTTCCAGATGCTTAAACTGCCGGTTTTCAATTTTAGAAAGCAACAACAGGCTTTGGTTGATTTTAGAAATGCGGTGTAGCCCCTGGCTGATTTTAGTCACGATTCTAGCGGCTTCCTCCTGCTGAATCTCTTCCTGTAAAAGATCCAGGTTGCTTTTGATAACAGCTAACGGTGTTTGTATTTCATGGGAGGCATTTTCAGTAAATTCTTTTAACCTCAAATAATCTCCTCGTATCTTATCAGTCATTTTTCTGATGGCTGCATTCAGCTCCTGAAACTCCTGGATATCGGATTTAGTCTCTTTGACGGCTTGGGGTTTATCTAGCTCATAGCTGCGCAAGAGTTGAATATTTTCATAAAAACCGGCCCAAAGTTTTCGCACCTGAAAGTAGTTCACCAGCAAAAGTGCCAAGACCATGAGCATAAACAACAATACCAGAGACACTGTGACTGCAAGCAGTAATTTATCAGATTCTATCAAAGACTCCCGGAAAGTGAGCTGAAAAGGCTGACCTTCAAAAGTTTCGTATACGGTGATCTGCCGATAGGGTATCCATTGCCCCCGGTAGTGATCCCATAGTACGGTATCCTGAAATGTACGGGTATCCTGATAAGTCTCAACTTGTTTAATTTCAAACTCTACTTCAGCAGTATTTTCCAGCGGTATATCTTGCGCTCTGAGTTCTTCAATCTTCTTTTCTATCTCAAAATCCAGGATTTCAGAGATTTCCTCCCTAATGGCTGCCTGTATCATAAAATAAAACACAAGGCCTGCTGTCAGAAATACAGGCGTAGCGAGCAGCAGATAATAGCGGTTAGCCTTAGAGAGCAGCTTCAATCTTTTACAAATTTATATCCCATCCCATAAACAGCGTGAAGATAGTGGTTCTGACTATGCTGGTTCAGCTTTCTTCTTAGGTTTTTAACTTGAGAATAGATGAAATCATAAGAATCGGCTACATCCATATGGTCACCCCATAAGTGTTCGGCAATAGCCTCTTTGGAAATGACCCGCTGCGCATTGGCCACAAAAAACTCTAACAGCAAATATTCTTTTGGCGTCAGATCCACAGCATGGCCATTGACATACACTTCTTTACGTTCAGGGATAACCACAATATCCTGAAAGTTGATTTCATTGCTGCCCCGGAAGTTTCGCCTTCTTATCAAAGATTTGATGCGGGCGTTTAATTCTGCCAGATGAAAAGGTTTGGTTAAGTAATCATCAGCACCAATATCCAGTCCTGTGATTTTATCATCCAAGGAATGTTTTGCTGAAATGATGATGATCCCTGCCAACGAGTAATTTTTCTTCAGCGTGCGGATAATCTCCAATCCATTTCCACCCGGCAGAGTAATGTCTACCAGAATACAATCATAGTCGTACATATTGACTTTCTCCTCGGCGGCCTTATAATCACTTGCGATCTCACAAAGGTATTTTTCCTTGCTCAGGAAACTAACAATAGCTTCTGATAGTGTAAAGTCATCTTCAATGAGTAGAACCTTCATAAACAAATATGATTCCTGTTAATATAACGCGAGTTCGGGTTATAAGTAACTGATATTGAGTTTGATAGATGTGAAATAAGACTAAAATTTGAGTAAATTGAGAATTCCTGTTCATCAACGCTCAAACAATAGTCTTATGTACAAGCCAAAATACGAAGAAAAATTGATCCATATGTTCATCTTGTTGGATGATTTCTGTAAAGCTTTTCGCACGTGGCAAGAAAGCAGACAGATAGAGGGGGTTCCTAAAAAAACTGCTCGCCGGAACTCCGGTCGTGCTCAATTAACAGAGAGCGAGATTATGACCATCTTAATCTATTACCACTATTCTGGCTACAAATGTTTCGCCTATTATTATAAGAACATGGTACTTGAAGGTGTACTACAAAATTATTTTCCTCAAGCCGTGAGCTACAATCGTTTCATTGAACTGATTCCTGCTCAGTTAGCCCTGCTTTACATGTTTTTAAAATTCTGTACTTTAAGCAGTCGCCGTACGGGTACTTATTTTGCTGATAGCAAGAAATTAGCTGTATGTCATAACCTACGTATCCATTCTCATAAAGTCTTTGCTGGTATAGCTCAGAGAGGAAAGTCCTCTACAGGCTGGTTTTATGGCCTAAAACTACATTTGCTCATCAATGAGTATGGAGAAATTATCAATTTCATCATTACCCCTGGCAACATCACTGATAATAATGATCAAGCTCTACGTACACTATTAGCAGGCTGTCAAGGAAAATGTTATGCTGATAAAGGCTATCTGACAAAGCTCTTTGAAGAACTCTACCTACAGGGTATTCAACTAATCACTAAGATCAGAAAAAACATGAAGAATATGCTCTTGCTTTTCTCCGATAAAACTAAGCTCAAAAAAAGAGCTTTAATAGAATCAGTAAATGATCTTTTGATGAGTGTATTTGATATTGATCATACTCGTCATAGGAGCCCAGTCAATGCTTTAGCTCATGCTTTCAGTGCTTTGATTGCTTATTGTTTTTACGAGCAAAAACCTTCTGTATTCATCACTGTGTAGTAAAGCCATAGTAGCTAAATATTACCGAATTCACGTTAATATAGTAAGAAAGTGATTTGATCTTGTTGTTGATTTGATTTTCTTAAAACGATCGTGGCTGTTACACAAATAAAATTTCAGTTCGTATTTAATAATAGTCCATCAATAAGAGAACTCATTTACGTGAGTTCATAGCTGATACTTCAGTAATTCTGCTACAGTTTGCTGGTATTCATTTTCCAGACTCAGGTACTTGTCTTCTCCTTCATAGAAATACATGATTTCCATAAAGAATTCTATGGATGAGATTTCTCCCAAGCGCAAAGCCTTTTCCAGCAATGCGGTATTATTTAGTCCTGATAGCAATCCCTCATATTCTTGCAAAGTGTTCTGCAAAGTCTGCTGTTTCTCATACAATCTGCGATTTGTATAGAGATGCTCAGTCCTTTCTCTTGTTACTGCCTGATTACTCCAGTTGATTTGCGCTTGAGCTAATTTAACTTTGTTTTTATCTTCCCAAAGGGGAATAGAAACGCCAGCCATAAAACCATTGTACTGCTGACCTAAGATAGCCTGATACCGATAACCCGCTTGAAAAGAAGGTAAAACCAATGCCCGGTTTACTGACAATTGTTCCTGACTGATCTCCTGCTGTTGTTCAAAATAATTCAGTGTAGGATCGTTGGCTTCGGTGAGTGGTTCCAGTACCTCAAACTCAGGAATATCATCCATCTCAGGATAGCTAGTAACAGTAAACAACATTTCTTCCCCACCATTTAAGGCAGTAAGCTGTTCTGTCAGTTGCACAATCTGACTTTCCAATAATGCCAGATCATTATTCAGGTTGAGTCTCAATAGTTTGGCTTTGTTGACTTCCAGGATATTGGCATTTCCTTCTGCTAATCTACGTTCATAATCCTGTACCAGTCGTTTAGCATTGCTGAGACGCTGATTGAATACAGCCTGTCGTTTACGCGCATAAATTAAGTTCAGGCAAAGCTGTTTTGCTTCCAGAAGCACTTGCTGACGCAATGAATCCAATACAAAAGAGAGCTGGTTGATCTGTGCTTCTGCTAAGTCTTTTTTCCTGAAGTAAGTTGTAGGAAAGTCAAAAGCCTGAGATATGGTCAAGTCTTTCTGCGTTCCAGCCTCAGCAGGCGTGCCAGGCAGGTATTCAAAAGCAAGCATAGGGTTGGGTAGGTAAATATCTGTCTTAAAGGACAAGGCCTGCGCTTCAACATATTGTCTTCTGGCTTGCAAAGTAGGATTATTTTGCTCTACAGCACCCAATACTTCCTCCACAGTGTTTTGTGCCTCTACTTTCCGATTCAAGCCAAAGATTATAGTCAGCAGGATGATAAAAAAACGATATTTTTTCATAGGATAGGATGCGTTAATCATGCGTATTTTTTGCGGTAGAGCAGAAAGAACACTGCCGGAATGACGGCCAGGTTGAGCAGGGTAGCGCTGAGCAAGCCTCCCAGGATTACCACGGCCATAGGACTCTGGATTTCATTGCCTGCTTCTGCCCCGGATAAGGCCAGAGGAATCAGGGCCAGCCCCGTAGTAAAAGCAGTCATCAGAATGGGATTCAGCCTGTCCAGAGAGCCTTCAATCAGGGTTTCATACAGGCTTTTACCTTCAGCGAGCAGACTTTGGTAATGCGAAATAAGCAGTATGCCATTACGGGTGGCAATGCCAAACAAACTGATAAAGCCAATGGTAGAGGCAATGGATACGATGCCGGAAGTAAAAAAGACAATGATCACCCCACCAATGAGTGCCAGCGGCAGATTGAGCAGTACAATCCCGGATAGCGTAAGGTCATTGAACTCCAGATAGAGTAAGAGGAAGATAATGATCATGGCAGCAATGGAAGCCAGGAGCAATAAGCGTGATGCATTGGCCTCACTTTCAAACTGTCCACCATATGCTATCCTGTATTCCTGAGGCAGTTCTACATTTTCAGCAATGCGCTGCTGAATCTCATTGACAACTCCTCTTAAATCTCTTCCTGATACATTGGCTGATACCACCACTTTACGCTGTACATCTTCCCGGTTGACGTTATACGGACTACCGGCTACACTGACCTCTGCCACATAATAGAGGGGTATTTTTTTACCTTCATAAGTATCCAGTGGGGCATTACGGATACTCTCCAGATTAGCCCGGTTAGCTTCGTCATAACGAAGTACCAGGTCAAAACTTTGCTGTCCTTCATACACTTGCGAAACCGTTTCACCGGCAAAGGCTACATCTACAAAGTCCATGAGTTCCTGCATGCGAATACCATATTTGGCCAGCAGTGCACGTTTGGGTTTAATCCTGAGTTGAGGCACTTCTATCTGCTGCTCTACATTCAGGTCTACCAATCCTTCCACCCCTTCAATTTGCGTTTGAATTTCATTACCCAGGTTGAATAAGCGAGAGAGGTCAGGACCGAAGATTTTGATGGCAATATTGGCTCTTGTGCCGGAGAGCATATGGTCAATGCGGTGGGCAATAGGCTGGCCTATGGTAATATTAGCCCCCGGCACTACACTGAGCTTTTCCCTTAAGTCTGATAGAAAGACTTCTTCAGAGCGATCCTGTAAAACAAAAGGGGCGTCTACTTCTGAGGCATTGACACCTTGGGCATGTTCATCCAGTTCTGCCCGACCCGTACGGCGTGAAGTAACCTCAATCTCAGGCATGGAAAGCAGTATCTCTTCTACCAGTGTGCCGGTTTTATCTGATTCTTCTAAAGAAATCCCTGGGGGAGTCACCACGCTGATCACAAGAGAACCTTCGTTAAATTCAGGCAGGAAACTTCTGCCCAACTGTGTCATCATCACCAGCGCTACTGCAAAAAGTGCTAGCGTAGCTACCAGCACTGCTTTAGGTAGTTTTAGTACTCTTACTAAAATCCAACGATAACGGTGAGATAACCAACGTTCTACTTTACTACCTTCTGCCTGTTTTAGCAGGCGATCACGATCCTTGAGCAGATAGCTGCTCAGTACCGGAGTAAGGGTTACGGCTACCAGCAAAGAAGTGAGTACGGCGGTGATAAAAGAGATTCCTAAAGGACGCAGCAGTCGCCCTTCCATACCGGAAAGGAAAAACAAAGGAATGAAGGCTACAATGATGATCAGCGTAGCAATCATGATGGAATTTCTAATCTCCTTAGATGCCTGATAAACAATTTGTACGACTGGCATACGCTCAGCTTCGGGTTTTCGCGCATTCTCCCGCAGGCGCTTATAGATATTTTCC harbors:
- a CDS encoding TolC family protein, coding for MKKYRFFIILLTIIFGLNRKVEAQNTVEEVLGAVEQNNPTLQARRQYVEAQALSFKTDIYLPNPMLAFEYLPGTPAEAGTQKDLTISQAFDFPTTYFRKKDLAEAQINQLSFVLDSLRQQVLLEAKQLCLNLIYARKRQAVFNQRLSNAKRLVQDYERRLAEGNANILEVNKAKLLRLNLNNDLALLESQIVQLTEQLTALNGGEEMLFTVTSYPEMDDIPEFEVLEPLTEANDPTLNYFEQQQEISQEQLSVNRALVLPSFQAGYRYQAILGQQYNGFMAGVSIPLWEDKNKVKLAQAQINWSNQAVTRERTEHLYTNRRLYEKQQTLQNTLQEYEGLLSGLNNTALLEKALRLGEISSIEFFMEIMYFYEGEDKYLSLENEYQQTVAELLKYQL
- a CDS encoding TonB-dependent receptor domain-containing protein; this encodes MKNYIFLIVLMLFSASLIAQNDNTVSGQVSDADTSKPLSYSSVSVFSLPDSTLVSGVITDEEGLFSIEGLRKGKYSLHFSFVGYQPRNVDVLVGELNTYFDVSTIALEAVTSQLDEVVVEGQREIVSSGLDQKSFNVDNILSQSGGSVLDVMKTMPGVTVDQEGRVILRGSDKVAVLIDGKQSSLTGFGNQKALDNIPAANIERIEIINNPSAKYDASGMAGIINIIYKKEKESGFSGDAGLSLGLGAFSTPPREDLPTELGSFQNNPKAIPSLNLNYRTPKLNYFLQSQVILQKALPNNEFTIRNYTDGRNTISQVPENRRQVHYILNGGVDWNLDDNNTLTFSGIYDFERHVDTAQVAYIDQNAERRYRYYAWNEEEVTGHINLSAQYKHKFEAAGHTLDAGLQYTRGWEDETYSLNDSSAVRQGKDKTNILAIEHTSTASIDYVKPLMSGRLEAGAKLRVRRLPVEYTITPGENSIIYPDLGDWSRWGEDLYAAYLNYIWEQPSYDIEGGLRAEQTEVFYKLDPANAYYPSNDAYDYFRLFPNIRFTYKINESNRLSAFYNNRVDRTGEPELRVFPKFDDPELLKVGNPYLRPQFAQTFELAYKYLWATGSMYVAGFHRIIEDPFMRIFAIDSSNMEYSIINRVYQNTGGATNTGIELILTQDINEFAKLSGSFNWYNNHIDAYTGTILFPYERPFNINESDDNTWDFKLNGLFILPKDIQLQLTGIYYAPKNIPQGEQLSRSSVDLGVKKGLMNGKGELTFSISDMFYNFGIRQDIIEEAFTARYENNYETQVMRLGFNYKF
- a CDS encoding response regulator transcription factor, whose protein sequence is MKVLLIEDDFTLSEAIVSFLSKEKYLCEIASDYKAAEEKVNMYDYDCILVDITLPGGNGLEIIRTLKKNYSLAGIIIISAKHSLDDKITGLDIGADDYLTKPFHLAELNARIKSLIRRRNFRGSNEINFQDIVVIPERKEVYVNGHAVDLTPKEYLLLEFFVANAQRVISKEAIAEHLWGDHMDVADSYDFIYSQVKNLRRKLNQHSQNHYLHAVYGMGYKFVKD
- a CDS encoding sensor histidine kinase: MLADKQLSIQFISEEYSRTFPMNPTLADILINNLMSNAIKHNIAEGEINIYLDNQRLEFSNTGLALTNPPEKLFERFVKENPSHESSGLGLSLVQKICETYRWKVSYQQKEQTHSIHILF
- a CDS encoding IS982 family transposase codes for the protein MYKPKYEEKLIHMFILLDDFCKAFRTWQESRQIEGVPKKTARRNSGRAQLTESEIMTILIYYHYSGYKCFAYYYKNMVLEGVLQNYFPQAVSYNRFIELIPAQLALLYMFLKFCTLSSRRTGTYFADSKKLAVCHNLRIHSHKVFAGIAQRGKSSTGWFYGLKLHLLINEYGEIINFIITPGNITDNNDQALRTLLAGCQGKCYADKGYLTKLFEELYLQGIQLITKIRKNMKNMLLLFSDKTKLKKRALIESVNDLLMSVFDIDHTRHRSPVNALAHAFSALIAYCFYEQKPSVFITV
- a CDS encoding histidine kinase dimerization/phospho-acceptor domain-containing protein — protein: MKLLSKANRYYLLLATPVFLTAGLVFYFMIQAAIREEISEILDFEIEKKIEELRAQDIPLENTAEVEFEIKQVETYQDTRTFQDTVLWDHYRGQWIPYRQITVYETFEGQPFQLTFRESLIESDKLLLAVTVSLVLLFMLMVLALLLVNYFQVRKLWAGFYENIQLLRSYELDKPQAVKETKSDIQEFQELNAAIRKMTDKIRGDYLRLKEFTENASHEIQTPLAVIKSNLDLLQEEIQQEEAARIVTKISQGLHRISKINQSLLLLSKIENRQFKHLEKII
- a CDS encoding efflux RND transporter permease subunit, whose amino-acid sequence is MLNRIINASLQNRLLVLFLALVVSVAGTVIALEMDVDVFPDLTAPTVTVLTEAHGMATEEVERLVSYQIESALNGAPNVRRIRSSSAMGISIVWAEFEWGTEIYRARQIVSEKLTQVEENLPPGIGSPVLAPVSSIMGEIMLISVSSDEVSPMELRTLSDWTIRKRLLSVGGVSQVVVIGGDYKQYQVLASPERMKYYGVTFSELEEAVAGANVNASGGFLNEYGNQYIIRGEGKTTALAEMGQSVIKVVDQTPITIADVAELTIGAAPKIGDGSMKGEDAVILTVLKQPETNTLELTERIDSELADMQMQLPTGVNINTHIFRQANFIQASIDNLQRTLLEGAFFVTLVLFLFLLNFRTTIISLLAIPLSLFVTIIVLKLLGLTINTMSLGGMAIAIGVLVDDAIIDVENIYKRLRENARKPEAERMPVVQIVYQASKEIRNSIMIATLIIIVAFIPLFFLSGMEGRLLRPLGISFITAVLTSLLVAVTLTPVLSSYLLKDRDRLLKQAEGSKVERWLSHRYRWILVRVLKLPKAVLVATLALFAVALVMMTQLGRSFLPEFNEGSLVISVVTPPGISLEESDKTGTLVEEILLSMPEIEVTSRRTGRAELDEHAQGVNASEVDAPFVLQDRSEEVFLSDLREKLSVVPGANITIGQPIAHRIDHMLSGTRANIAIKIFGPDLSRLFNLGNEIQTQIEGVEGLVDLNVEQQIEVPQLRIKPKRALLAKYGIRMQELMDFVDVAFAGETVSQVYEGQQSFDLVLRYDEANRANLESIRNAPLDTYEGKKIPLYYVAEVSVAGSPYNVNREDVQRKVVVSANVSGRDLRGVVNEIQQRIAENVELPQEYRIAYGGQFESEANASRLLLLASIAAMIIIFLLLYLEFNDLTLSGIVLLNLPLALIGGVIIVFFTSGIVSIASTIGFISLFGIATRNGILLISHYQSLLAEGKSLYETLIEGSLDRLNPILMTAFTTGLALIPLALSGAEAGNEIQSPMAVVILGGLLSATLLNLAVIPAVFFLLYRKKYA